Proteins found in one Zea mays cultivar B73 chromosome 1, Zm-B73-REFERENCE-NAM-5.0, whole genome shotgun sequence genomic segment:
- the LOC109943676 gene encoding GDSL esterase/lipase At5g45920 produces the protein MRPRLVLFGDSITELSFASGGWGAALTDRFARQADMVLRGLSGYNTWWALKVLPWAMEGAAGADPAAVTVFFGANDASLPDQVQVHQHVPLKEYQSNLRAICAYFKERWPSTAVILITPPPIYEPARIR, from the exons ATGCGGCCGCGGCTGGTGCTCTTCGGCGACTCCATCACCGAGCTGTCCTTCGCGTCCGGCGGATGGGGCGCCGCGCTCACCGACCGCTTCGCTCGCCAG GCTGACATGGTGCTGCGCGGGCTCAGCGGCTACAACACGTGGTGGGCGCTCAAGGTGCTGCCGTGGGCCATGGAGGGCGCGGCGGGCGCGGACCCGGCGGCCGTGACAGTCTTCTTCGGCGCCAACGACGCCTCTCTGCCGGACCAGGTGCAGGTGCACCAGCACGTGCCGCTCAAGGAGTACCAGAGCAACCTCCGCGCCATCTGTGCCTACTTCAAG GAGCGATGGCCCTCCACTGCTGTCATACTCATCACTCCTCCACCGATTTACGAGCCAGCGAGAATCCGGTAA